The nucleotide window TGTTTCGTGACAGACTGAGTCAGACGCGAAACTGAAGAGTGGGGAGGGGAACGGAAGAGGACgggcaacaaaacaaatgaaatgctgAATGAACATCAGTTTCAGTTACATCAAAATTACAACACCTTTCTGAAAGTTCAGGTCCACAGAATgtgaatttatatattttttttagtcacCATATGATCCTACAAACATAGTCAGTTGTttaacaaagacagagacagagcgaaCAGGGGGAGGGTAAGAGCAGGTGTTTGGTATGGAGGGGACTGGAAGAACAGGTTAATGATGATGGCAAGGTGCTCTCCTCTTTGGTCCCTCCCCTTTCAGACAGGAGATCATATGTACCTGCTCTCTAAGCCCTGTGTCATTTGACTAACTAACCTGACAAACAGACCAACCTTCCAGCTTTTCAAGGAGACAAAGAACCAGCAGGCTTACGTCACTCCAAGGGAGGATTCAAGACAGCATTGGTCTCAAGTCAAGCCTGACAGATATCAAGGGACAGTTTTCAGACAAAGAAACCCAACCGGAGCAACAGAGAACATCCAAGATGGTGTCTGCTGGGATGCAAATGCTTGGCACAGCCCTGGGGATCCTGGGCTGGATTGGCGCCATCATCGTCTGTGCCATTCCCATGTGGAGGGTGACGGCCTTCATCGGCAGCAACATCGTCACCTCGCAGACGTCCTGGGAAGGCATCTGGATGAGCTGCGTGGTCCAGAGCACAGGCCAGATGCAGTGCAAGGTCTACGACTCCATGCTGGCCCTCGACCGTGACCTCCAGGCTGCCCGGGCGCTGACTATCATCTCTATTGTGGTTGGCATCATGGCCATCCTGCTGGCTGTGGCCGGGGGGAAATGCACCAACTGTGTGGAGGATGAGACATCCAAGGCCAAGGTGGGCGTCGCAGCCGGCGTCACATTCATCGTAGCTGGAGTTCTGTGCCTGATCCCTGTGTGCTGGACGGCCCACACCATCATCCGTGACTTCTACAACCCGATGGTGGTGAACGCGCGGAAAAGAGAGCTGGGTGCTGCGCTGTACATCGGGTGGGGCGCATCGGCTCTCCTGCTGATCGGAggggggctgctttgctgcaaCTGCCCTCGTAAGGATGACAACTCCTATGGTGCCAGGTACAAAGCTGCCCGATCTGAGGCCTCGGCACCGGCATCAGGAAAAGACTATGTCTAAAACAGATGGAGATGAGGCTTGTGCATGGATAAAGTACAGCACCATTTATTGGGACTGGTTACTGCTGGGTTGTGAGTGTTGATATTTGAGGAAGTTAAGACACATTTTATGAAGTGTTCCCGaattttcctgttgtttttggaggggaaaaaagggagaggaacCACACCCAAATGAAGACATTGAATTCCTGTGATGCTTTTATggtgtttttatgatttatatTCTGAAAGAGTATTCAACAGTTTTTTTATGTAGTGTAAACGTAACTAAACTTTATCTACAgttttgttttagaaaaaaaaataagtgggTTGAATTTATTAACTGTATGTATGTCGTTCTTAAAAAAATACCactgtaaataaacattttgtttacaaaccTGAGATCACctgccttttcctttttatttagttatacATTCGAACTGCAGAGGtttctcttgttatttttttatgtctttatctTTGGCTGTATGTGCACCATAGCAATTATTTTAACACAGTGAGTTTGCATAAATATCCACTCTTTATTTCCCTATGATCAAAACACGTTTTGAAAAAGCCCTTTAACCACTAAGAACATTGGAGAAGTATCTATTGTCTGGTTTTCTTGTCAATCTGGTTTGGGCGTGGCAGAACAAAGAGCCATGAGACTAATGGCTGGAAACCTGTCAGCATTCAAGCTGTGAGCTTAGCTGTAAATGTATGTGGATAAATACAATAAGCACTTGGATGACCAATTTACCGTTTGTCAACAGTGTAAATATTTAAGAACCAGCCAGTATTGCAATCACATTGCATTGATCTTTTGAAGATAATACTCTTTATAGATCAATAGGTTTTTCTTATGATTCTAACACATTATCtattgttttcataattatttTACCAAATTAGCATTTTGgctcatcacatttttttccttctctgcttCTTTTTTCCAATAAAATCCATGTCCTGGACTGAGTGAACTGAATGTGTATTTACCACAACTATgatggatatgtgtgtgtgtgtgtgtgtgtgtgtgtgtgtgtgtttgctcatggttttgtttgtgtgggtgtgtgagaatgtgtttgtgtgcaagtccttgtgtttgtatgtgtgtgtgtgtttgtgtgtttgcatgtgtgtatgtgagtgtgtttgagcttgtgtttgtgtgtgtgtgtgtgtgtgtgtgtgagcactcgCACAGGTGGGGTACTGGAGCTATTGTTCCTGGTCTTGAGGCAGTGCTGGAGGTAACAAAGCTTGTAGGTGTGGGAACAATGAACTCAGAGAGAACAAGGGCTACGACTGGATACCCGGTCTCAGCTTTCCCCTTTTGTTTGGGAGAGCAGAAACCCCACCCTGAAATTTGAATTAGGCTATAACAGAGCCCTGTTATCTTCTCACAGTAAGACCTCCACAGCAGCAGACCTGAACGCATCAGAACAAAGCAAACAGCTCCTCAAACTGGTCTGGGTGGGAAATAGATGAGAACCAGCAGCCACCACAGCTAGCTGTCTGACCGTGACATTTTACAAGAGCGGGCTTTTCCTCCTCCTAGCAATCAGTTCAGAAGTAAAATCCACATCTCAGTGGAATAATCATGGCTTCTCAGGGCCTGCAGATCATGGGTGTGCTGTTGGCCTTCATCGGCTGGCTGGGCACCATCATCACCTGCGCTCTGCCGATGTGGAGGGTCACTGCTTTTGTCGGGGCTAACATCGTCACTGCCCAGGTGATCTGGGAAGGACTGTGGATGAACTGCGTCGTCCAGAGCACGGGACAGATGCAGTGCAAGGTGTACGACTCCATGCTGGCTTTACCTCAGGACCTGCAGGCTGCCAGGGCCATGGTCATCATCTCTGTGATCGTCGGGGTGTTTGGGG belongs to Myripristis murdjan chromosome 14, fMyrMur1.1, whole genome shotgun sequence and includes:
- the LOC115370937 gene encoding claudin-4-like — encoded protein: MVSAGMQMLGTALGILGWIGAIIVCAIPMWRVTAFIGSNIVTSQTSWEGIWMSCVVQSTGQMQCKVYDSMLALDRDLQAARALTIISIVVGIMAILLAVAGGKCTNCVEDETSKAKVGVAAGVTFIVAGVLCLIPVCWTAHTIIRDFYNPMVVNARKRELGAALYIGWGASALLLIGGGLLCCNCPRKDDNSYGARYKAARSEASAPASGKDYV